A genomic region of Coriobacteriaceae bacterium contains the following coding sequences:
- a CDS encoding carboxymuconolactone decarboxylase family protein: MTVKQTAGRDQLGDFAPQFAELNDDVLFGEVWSREDELDLKTRSIITVTCLVSKGLVDTSFQYHLASAKANGVTKEEMAAILTQLAFYAGWPNAWAAFRMAKEVYDD; encoded by the coding sequence ATGACGGTAAAGCAGACGGCAGGAAGAGACCAGTTGGGGGATTTTGCCCCGCAGTTCGCCGAGCTCAACGACGACGTGCTCTTTGGCGAGGTCTGGTCGCGCGAGGACGAGCTCGACCTCAAGACGCGCTCCATCATCACCGTGACCTGTCTCGTGAGCAAGGGGCTCGTCGACACGTCGTTCCAGTATCACCTCGCCAGCGCCAAGGCAAACGGCGTCACGAAGGAGGAGATGGCGGCCATTCTGACGCAGCTCGCGTTCTATGCCGGCTGGCCCAACGCCTGGGCGGCGTTTCGCATGGCGAAGGAGGTCTACGATGACTAA
- the rarD gene encoding EamA family transporter RarD, with product MSDIRKRTRQGIAAGIGCYLLWGLFPLYWKLLDHVDPLEVTAQRVIWCFALTAVICLIARWNFTSLLKNKRALRFLIPAAIIITSNWGIYVVAVHMNHIVEASLGYYINPLVSILLGLIVFKERLSPLQWVAVALCCVGILYFTISYGSFPWLAIMLAVTFGVYGAIKKKGGYPAVEAIAVESAVMTPIAIVFAVVLALVTGSHGFLGDMTSVSGWNTTGLLIFGGAVTAVPLILFATAANSIPLTALGFMQYVSPTIALLCGVFVNGEAFTTAHGICFACIWCGLALVAIDMIWTARKTPEGALTPLEAEEAAEIVE from the coding sequence GTGAGCGACATCAGAAAGCGAACGCGCCAGGGCATAGCAGCTGGCATCGGTTGCTACCTACTCTGGGGCCTGTTTCCCCTGTATTGGAAGCTGCTCGACCATGTCGATCCGCTCGAGGTCACGGCACAGCGCGTCATCTGGTGCTTTGCGCTCACCGCCGTCATCTGTCTCATCGCGCGATGGAACTTCACCTCGCTGCTCAAGAACAAGCGCGCGCTGCGCTTCCTCATCCCAGCCGCCATCATCATCACGTCCAACTGGGGCATCTATGTCGTGGCGGTTCACATGAACCATATCGTAGAGGCGTCGCTCGGCTACTACATCAACCCGCTCGTCTCCATCTTGCTGGGACTCATCGTGTTCAAGGAACGCCTTTCACCGCTGCAATGGGTCGCTGTTGCACTTTGCTGCGTCGGCATTCTCTACTTCACGATCAGTTACGGGAGCTTTCCCTGGTTGGCCATCATGCTCGCCGTGACCTTTGGCGTCTACGGCGCCATCAAAAAGAAGGGCGGATACCCGGCTGTGGAGGCCATTGCCGTGGAAAGCGCCGTCATGACGCCCATCGCCATCGTCTTTGCCGTCGTGCTCGCGCTCGTGACGGGAAGTCACGGATTCCTCGGCGACATGACGAGCGTCTCGGGTTGGAACACGACGGGACTTCTCATCTTTGGCGGCGCGGTTACCGCGGTTCCGCTCATCTTGTTCGCGACAGCGGCCAACTCCATTCCCCTGACCGCCTTGGGCTTCATGCAGTACGTGAGTCCCACCATCGCCCTGCTGTGTGGCGTGTTCGTAAACGGCGAGGCTTTTACCACTGCCCACGGCATCTGCTTCGCGTGCATCTGGTGCGGGCTCGCGCTCGTCGCCATCGACATGATCTGGACGGCACGCAAGACGCCGGAAGGCGCGCTCACACCCCTGGAAGCCGAAGAAGCGGCCGAAATCGTGGAGTAG
- a CDS encoding LysR family transcriptional regulator, which produces MDIDQLRQLEAFAHHGTMSAAANACGLSQSAFSRSIQRLETELGAQLFDRQKNSVHLNETGRAAVAHARSVLREVQLLQDAVDEAQRRARTLRVGTCAPAPLWNLTARIVERFPSDVFNSEMLGEEEIERRVLDGSIDFGISQKPFLLPVIANARLMTETLSIAVAADHPLATRKSVTFDDIDGVDFLLLEDIGIWHDMHRRLMPHSHFVIQKDREVFTRLAEAGTMPVFVTDIPMQRGLLPDRVRIPIDHPAATKTFYLLVRKDTAPRVREIFDWIANT; this is translated from the coding sequence ATGGATATCGACCAGCTCAGACAACTCGAGGCATTCGCACATCATGGCACCATGTCGGCAGCCGCCAATGCATGTGGCCTTTCGCAATCGGCCTTCAGCCGATCGATCCAGCGGCTCGAGACAGAGCTCGGCGCCCAGCTTTTCGACCGGCAGAAGAACAGCGTCCACCTCAACGAAACGGGACGGGCAGCCGTCGCGCACGCCAGGAGCGTGCTGCGCGAGGTGCAGCTGCTCCAAGATGCCGTCGACGAGGCGCAGCGCCGTGCCCGCACCCTGCGCGTCGGTACCTGCGCACCCGCTCCCCTGTGGAACCTGACGGCACGCATCGTCGAGCGATTCCCCTCCGACGTGTTCAACTCGGAAATGCTGGGCGAGGAGGAAATCGAGCGCCGCGTCCTAGATGGCAGCATCGACTTCGGCATATCGCAGAAGCCCTTCCTGCTGCCCGTGATAGCGAACGCACGGCTCATGACCGAGACGCTCTCGATCGCCGTCGCGGCCGACCATCCGCTCGCTACGCGCAAGAGCGTCACCTTCGATGACATCGACGGCGTTGACTTTCTCCTGCTCGAGGACATTGGCATCTGGCATGACATGCACAGGCGTCTCATGCCGCATTCGCACTTCGTGATCCAGAAGGACCGCGAGGTCTTCACGCGCCTTGCCGAAGCCGGGACAATGCCGGTCTTCGTGACCGACATCCCCATGCAACGGGGCCTGCTACCCGACCGCGTGCGCATCCCCATCGACCATCCCGCCGCCACCAAGACGTTCTACCTGCTCGTGCGCAAGGACACCGCGCCGCGCGTGCGCGAGATATTCGACTGGATCGCGAACACGTAA
- a CDS encoding DUF262 domain-containing protein, whose translation MIASLKSISEILGKPGTRYLIPVFQRVYSWDRMQCEQLWNDMMKADSGADGHFTGTFIYRPETERAHGGSDAATECAEVSLIDGQQRLTTLTLMLVALRDAMRDAGDAARANQIDETYLHCVTDTSKLVLSDADAPTMAHLVDGAPAPGEDDLSQLLIEGYELFREKVEEPSADVDAVIKGLDSLRVVAVELEEDDAPQQVFESLNAKGRPLSTIDLLRNVIMAKYGATEQRRLFDMYWAPIDEAFHQFGAEQDVYLDAALHAWAEKHAPGIRASKRSELYQAFKAYLGGHDSISLEELLRSINESCLAFAAAPGSPEAKKHLDWAVEKPQGLISQSKLFGD comes from the coding sequence ATGATTGCATCGCTCAAGTCGATTTCGGAGATACTCGGAAAGCCGGGAACACGATATCTCATACCCGTGTTCCAGCGCGTCTACTCATGGGACCGGATGCAGTGCGAGCAGCTGTGGAATGACATGATGAAGGCAGATTCCGGTGCGGACGGGCATTTTACAGGTACGTTCATCTACCGTCCGGAAACTGAAAGAGCTCATGGTGGATCCGACGCTGCCACTGAATGCGCAGAAGTAAGCCTGATTGATGGCCAGCAGAGACTCACCACGCTCACGCTCATGCTCGTGGCGCTCAGGGACGCGATGCGCGATGCGGGCGATGCGGCCCGGGCAAACCAGATCGACGAGACGTATCTGCATTGCGTTACCGATACGTCCAAGCTCGTGCTCTCGGACGCCGATGCTCCTACCATGGCGCACCTCGTCGATGGCGCTCCGGCTCCTGGGGAGGATGACCTCTCCCAGCTCCTCATCGAGGGATACGAACTCTTCAGGGAAAAGGTCGAGGAGCCATCCGCCGACGTCGATGCCGTCATAAAGGGTCTCGACAGCTTGCGCGTGGTCGCGGTCGAGCTCGAAGAAGATGACGCACCGCAGCAAGTGTTCGAGAGCCTCAATGCGAAGGGCAGGCCGCTTTCGACAATCGACTTGCTCCGCAACGTCATCATGGCAAAGTACGGCGCGACCGAGCAAAGAAGGTTGTTCGACATGTATTGGGCGCCCATTGACGAGGCGTTTCATCAATTTGGCGCCGAGCAGGACGTGTATCTTGATGCGGCACTCCATGCCTGGGCCGAGAAACACGCCCCGGGTATTCGAGCATCCAAGCGTAGCGAGCTCTACCAGGCGTTCAAAGCTTATCTTGGAGGGCACGATTCAATATCGCTCGAGGAATTGCTCAGGTCGATCAACGAGAGTTGTCTCGCCTTTGCTGCCGCTCCCGGTTCTCCGGAGGCAAAGAAGCATCTGGACTGGGCCGTGGAGAAGCCCCAGGGGCTCATCTCCCAGAGCAAGCTCTTCGGTGATTGA
- a CDS encoding alpha/beta hydrolase fold domain-containing protein, producing the protein MGKPKHFGFARKTMACVMAASMLTLVTVPASVAIADNGAADTETQAMYRLYNPNSGEHFYTASDVEKDATVAAGWNYEGIGWHAPVTSETPVYRVYSGTDHHYTKDAGERDALVQLGWKDEGTSFYSDDQERVPLYRQFNPNVDPNAATNNAGSHNYTTSLDEHSRLVSIGWNDEGIGWYGVSGAEAPVVPVDPFNTGVVDPSKAAIGEDTPGLVSLEDANSYNVIELDRAVDENKDVTVSQEIIPYLHTSQYGAPVDLKIELLTPSTAKNGETPLLVWINGGGFTSSNPASNFETRLTLAKSGYVVASVQHRVGPSVTFPGPLQDIKAGIRFLKASSKTEPNKYKFDSTKVAVAGNSSGGYWSTMVGVTSNLDKIQYPNSRTGQMQDVALDVGANLDESSAVNAVIDFYGVSDLTIIGAGLAQELQDSHKSAATTEALLLNGAGAGAAKPGVFDPSMNDKVAAASPFSYINANTVPFLMFHGTADTLVSPVATKMLQNRLNDAGVHTERYVVEGAGHGGKQFEQGATIERAVNFLNTYGTTAVTTAVPTVDLAKGTEAYKAEDLPTLADATAGGENIATDPNHWTINETTEIGYKAISEKGVYKNLRMTILQPSKGRDDGPRPVLYIAACGGFSSSNADAMRYLRYAERGYVVAVAEIRVIPATTNPGPLQDAKAGIRWLRAHADTYNIDPNCIIATGTSAGGYMASMLGVLGNTTKFDDNIQFDVGDNLEYSSAVQGVVDMYGVSDLTLIGAGTGLIGDHQSEANTEAMLINGTAFGQNPGGSVFSNLDKTAKFSPFTYLDADDPSILSFHGTVDTLVSPISTMELYKRSKELGADSERYAIVGASHGGWQFSTKKVNDIIDAYMDGIVAANK; encoded by the coding sequence ATGGGTAAACCAAAGCACTTTGGTTTCGCGAGAAAGACCATGGCCTGCGTCATGGCGGCGTCAATGCTCACGCTGGTCACCGTGCCGGCTAGCGTCGCCATCGCGGACAACGGTGCCGCCGACACCGAGACGCAGGCGATGTATCGTCTGTACAACCCCAACTCCGGCGAGCACTTCTATACCGCCAGCGATGTGGAGAAGGACGCCACCGTCGCTGCCGGCTGGAATTACGAGGGCATCGGCTGGCATGCGCCGGTCACTTCCGAGACACCCGTGTACAGGGTATATTCGGGCACCGATCATCACTACACCAAGGATGCCGGCGAGCGCGACGCTCTCGTGCAGCTTGGCTGGAAGGATGAGGGCACCAGCTTCTATTCCGACGACCAGGAGCGTGTGCCCCTTTACAGGCAGTTCAACCCCAACGTAGATCCCAATGCAGCAACGAATAATGCCGGATCCCACAACTACACCACGAGCCTCGATGAGCATTCCCGCCTTGTGAGCATCGGCTGGAACGATGAGGGTATCGGTTGGTATGGCGTGAGCGGTGCTGAGGCACCCGTCGTGCCGGTGGATCCGTTCAATACGGGCGTGGTAGATCCTTCGAAGGCAGCCATCGGCGAGGACACTCCCGGTTTGGTTTCGCTCGAGGATGCCAATAGCTACAACGTGATCGAGCTCGATAGGGCAGTTGACGAGAACAAGGATGTGACTGTCAGCCAGGAGATCATTCCGTATCTCCACACGAGCCAGTACGGTGCCCCTGTCGACCTCAAGATCGAACTGCTGACGCCGTCCACGGCAAAGAACGGTGAGACTCCGCTCCTCGTGTGGATCAACGGCGGTGGCTTCACCAGTTCCAATCCCGCGAGCAATTTCGAGACGCGTCTCACGCTCGCCAAGTCTGGCTACGTGGTTGCGTCTGTGCAGCATCGCGTTGGTCCGAGCGTGACCTTCCCCGGTCCGCTCCAGGACATCAAGGCGGGTATTCGCTTCCTGAAGGCCAGCTCCAAGACCGAGCCGAACAAGTACAAGTTCGATTCGACCAAGGTTGCCGTTGCCGGTAACTCTTCAGGTGGCTATTGGTCCACGATGGTTGGCGTTACGAGCAATCTGGATAAGATTCAGTATCCCAATAGCCGGACTGGCCAGATGCAAGATGTTGCGCTCGATGTGGGTGCGAATCTCGACGAGTCTTCTGCAGTCAATGCCGTCATCGATTTCTATGGTGTCTCTGACCTTACCATCATCGGCGCGGGCCTGGCTCAGGAACTGCAGGACAGCCATAAGTCTGCCGCCACCACCGAGGCGCTTCTGCTCAATGGCGCGGGTGCTGGCGCGGCGAAGCCCGGCGTGTTTGATCCTTCGATGAACGACAAGGTTGCCGCCGCGAGTCCCTTCAGCTACATCAACGCGAACACAGTTCCGTTCCTCATGTTCCATGGCACTGCGGACACGCTCGTGTCGCCGGTTGCCACCAAGATGCTCCAGAATCGTCTTAACGATGCTGGTGTTCATACCGAGCGCTATGTCGTGGAGGGCGCTGGTCATGGCGGCAAGCAGTTCGAGCAGGGTGCCACGATTGAGCGTGCCGTTAACTTCCTGAACACCTATGGTACGACGGCTGTTACCACTGCCGTGCCGACTGTTGATTTGGCCAAGGGCACCGAGGCTTACAAGGCCGAGGATCTTCCGACGCTTGCGGACGCTACGGCTGGCGGCGAGAATATCGCTACCGATCCCAATCATTGGACTATTAACGAGACCACTGAGATCGGCTACAAGGCAATTAGCGAGAAGGGTGTCTACAAGAACCTGCGCATGACCATCCTTCAGCCCTCCAAGGGCAGGGATGACGGCCCCCGTCCGGTGCTCTACATCGCTGCATGTGGTGGCTTCAGCTCCTCGAATGCAGATGCGATGAGGTATCTGCGTTATGCCGAGCGTGGCTACGTCGTTGCTGTTGCTGAGATTCGTGTCATCCCTGCGACGACCAATCCTGGTCCCCTCCAGGATGCCAAAGCTGGTATCAGGTGGCTGCGTGCCCATGCGGATACGTACAACATCGACCCGAATTGCATCATTGCAACCGGTACCTCTGCAGGTGGCTATATGGCCTCCATGCTGGGCGTTTTGGGCAATACCACGAAGTTTGACGACAACATCCAGTTCGATGTTGGCGACAACCTCGAGTATAGCTCCGCGGTTCAGGGCGTCGTCGATATGTACGGTGTGTCCGACCTCACGCTCATCGGAGCCGGTACGGGCCTGATTGGCGATCACCAGTCCGAGGCCAATACCGAGGCCATGCTCATCAACGGCACGGCCTTCGGTCAGAACCCCGGCGGATCGGTGTTCAGCAACCTCGACAAGACGGCCAAGTTCAGCCCGTTTACCTATCTTGATGCGGATGATCCGTCCATCCTGAGCTTCCATGGCACCGTTGACACGCTCGTTTCGCCCATCTCCACGATGGAGCTCTACAAGCGCTCCAAGGAGCTGGGTGCCGATTCCGAGCGTTACGCGATTGTCGGTGCATCCCATGGTGGATGGCAGTTCAGCACCAAGAAGGTTAACGACATCATCGATGCTTACATGGATGGTATTGTTGC
- a CDS encoding IS1249 family transposase, translated as MSAFLLTCLFRQAFRREKLPSGQDDALSSPRCDVCGSEMKGNGYTKAGTKRWRCKSCGASKTRRIDNAAKLLRAFLAWILSKRSIADLGYSRSTFWRKCAGFWELWPIAPFTGEVFDTVFLDGIWFSHDAVVLVARSKEHVIAWHLAQRECSSSWAALMMRIPAPMLVVSDGSTGLAKAARTVWPGTRIQRCVVHAARQVKRYTTKSPKLECGRELLGIANRLTRAKDEDAMREWLVDYAQWCSDWSEFLKEFTVKDGRRVYTHERLRRARGSLNRLVKEGTLFTFIEMQRERGGRWDSTNNPIESLNAQLREMLRLHRGLPLLHRVKAVMWWCYMHTEEPESPAEILRRMPRDEDVDGLFATVSGEGRHSDGSPERYGKAIDWNEFHMPTRYRQ; from the coding sequence GTGTCCGCTTTCCTCTTGACGTGCCTGTTCAGGCAAGCTTTCCGAAGGGAAAAGTTGCCTAGTGGACAGGATGACGCCTTGAGTAGCCCGAGATGCGACGTTTGCGGAAGCGAGATGAAGGGGAACGGATACACGAAGGCAGGGACCAAGCGCTGGCGGTGCAAGTCGTGCGGTGCCTCCAAGACGAGAAGGATTGACAACGCCGCCAAGCTGCTCCGGGCCTTCCTTGCCTGGATCCTCTCCAAGAGGTCGATCGCCGATCTCGGATACAGCAGGTCGACCTTCTGGCGAAAGTGCGCCGGGTTCTGGGAGCTTTGGCCCATCGCCCCTTTCACCGGCGAGGTCTTCGACACGGTCTTTCTCGACGGCATCTGGTTTTCCCACGACGCCGTCGTGCTCGTCGCGCGCTCCAAGGAGCACGTGATCGCATGGCACCTGGCGCAAAGGGAGTGCTCGAGCTCCTGGGCGGCGCTGATGATGAGGATACCCGCTCCGATGCTGGTGGTGTCGGACGGATCCACCGGGCTCGCGAAGGCGGCGCGCACCGTATGGCCCGGCACCAGGATACAGCGCTGCGTCGTGCATGCCGCGCGCCAGGTCAAGCGCTACACGACCAAGAGTCCCAAGCTCGAGTGCGGCCGCGAGCTCCTGGGCATCGCGAACCGCCTGACGAGGGCCAAAGACGAGGACGCGATGAGGGAGTGGCTCGTCGACTACGCGCAGTGGTGCTCCGATTGGAGCGAGTTCCTGAAGGAGTTCACGGTGAAAGACGGCAGGAGGGTCTACACGCACGAGAGGCTGCGGCGGGCCAGGGGAAGCCTCAACCGCCTGGTGAAGGAAGGGACGCTTTTCACATTCATCGAGATGCAAAGGGAGCGCGGCGGGCGCTGGGATTCCACCAACAACCCGATCGAGAGCCTGAACGCGCAACTGAGGGAGATGCTCAGGCTGCATCGGGGATTGCCGCTGCTGCACCGCGTGAAGGCCGTCATGTGGTGGTGCTACATGCACACCGAAGAGCCCGAGAGCCCGGCGGAGATCCTGCGCCGCATGCCGAGGGACGAAGACGTCGACGGGCTTTTCGCAACCGTCTCGGGCGAGGGCCGGCATTCGGATGGAAGCCCGGAGAGGTATGGGAAGGCCATCGACTGGAACGAGTTTCACATGCCGACGAGGTACCGTCAGTGA
- a CDS encoding polysaccharide deacetylase family protein, with protein sequence MQTSNNIFRILIIACVVLFIGAIAQQFYISHVESSYAKSGEELEQAKASVATATQQNEQLKKQEEDTYIAWRNAQGRLSLFGDKGGKVAYLTFDDGPCDALTPKNLEILKQKGAVATWFCLANDELYTYLNLDLCKKIEEQGSVVGIHDWDQDDSYSYYKGGVDNYFTSDFDKAKAKLEAAVGHEIKITRFAGGSLTIGYYNPEIGKALPRAMLERGYQYFDWNVLAGDSEPSQFVNGSTPKDRIVSNVLNEAEYFAKTDSPICVLMHDNPGKNTTTEALPEIIDGLRALGYEFKTLDYDAPGFYQVVITE encoded by the coding sequence ATGCAAACGAGCAATAACATATTCCGCATACTCATCATCGCGTGTGTCGTTCTCTTCATTGGAGCAATCGCCCAGCAGTTCTACATTTCGCATGTCGAGTCGAGTTATGCCAAGTCGGGCGAGGAGCTCGAGCAGGCAAAGGCGAGCGTTGCCACCGCGACCCAACAAAACGAACAGCTCAAGAAGCAAGAAGAGGACACGTACATCGCCTGGCGCAATGCCCAGGGACGCCTCTCGCTTTTCGGTGATAAGGGCGGAAAGGTCGCCTACCTTACCTTCGACGATGGCCCGTGCGATGCCCTCACTCCCAAGAATCTCGAGATTCTCAAGCAGAAAGGGGCCGTCGCAACCTGGTTCTGTCTGGCAAACGACGAGCTCTACACGTACCTCAACCTCGACTTGTGCAAGAAGATCGAGGAACAAGGATCGGTCGTGGGCATCCATGACTGGGACCAGGACGACTCGTACAGCTATTATAAGGGCGGCGTCGACAATTACTTTACGAGCGACTTCGACAAGGCCAAGGCCAAGCTCGAGGCTGCCGTTGGCCACGAAATCAAGATCACGCGTTTTGCCGGTGGCAGTCTCACCATCGGCTATTACAATCCCGAAATCGGCAAGGCGCTTCCCCGCGCGATGCTCGAGCGCGGCTATCAGTACTTCGATTGGAATGTCCTTGCCGGTGACAGTGAGCCCTCGCAGTTCGTGAACGGCTCGACGCCCAAAGATCGCATCGTGAGTAACGTACTCAACGAAGCGGAGTATTTCGCAAAGACGGATTCTCCCATCTGCGTGCTCATGCACGATAACCCCGGCAAGAACACCACCACAGAAGCGCTTCCCGAGATTATCGACGGCCTGCGCGCATTGGGTTACGAATTCAAGACGCTCGATTACGATGCCCCCGGTTTTTACCAGGTGGTGATTACCGAATGA
- a CDS encoding cupin domain-containing protein, which yields MTKAGNAADPLFGLGNPNDAFAQYFIGESFLNPLTDPEQTIFLANVTFEPGCRNNWHIHHADKGGGQILLCTDGRGWCQFWDEDARELHPGDVVFIPAGVKHWHGAAKDSWFSHVAFEAPGEGCSNEWLEPVSDAKYDLLP from the coding sequence ATGACTAAAGCAGGCAATGCGGCCGATCCCCTGTTCGGCCTTGGCAATCCCAACGATGCGTTTGCCCAGTACTTCATTGGTGAGTCGTTTCTCAACCCGCTGACGGACCCCGAGCAAACGATCTTCCTCGCCAACGTGACCTTCGAGCCGGGCTGCCGCAACAACTGGCATATCCACCATGCGGATAAGGGTGGCGGCCAGATCCTGCTGTGCACGGACGGCCGTGGCTGGTGCCAGTTCTGGGACGAGGATGCCCGGGAGTTGCATCCGGGGGATGTCGTGTTCATCCCTGCGGGCGTCAAGCATTGGCATGGCGCGGCAAAGGACAGTTGGTTTTCGCATGTGGCCTTCGAGGCACCGGGCGAGGGCTGCTCGAACGAATGGCTCGAGCCGGTCAGCGATGCGAAGTACGATTTGCTGCCGTAA
- a CDS encoding helix-turn-helix transcriptional regulator codes for MGITSNFSGLRVVYDAVLILIGCILALVSLQRTKALREGERLEDRLVTYAVGGILAVVGVVANSAGRSLGITADAFYVVSIVVLCIGFAALVVGWFRVLVRLSKDKITTMITGAFVVSHVFGLFDVFPRGWASMLSLSYPLLALICLYLLRNVPACQPERGSEPLLRSDYLRIVQICTMILIFAELLCGAFLRSRWAHGGVNYAPNPRTIYSYLVSLGVGLAFLCIAWRSKTTSGCTLVIGSIGLVGFIVFVVLFSLVPPQSFSMFVTALYSALLVYSMALISLWGIDGKHSFISCAAVFLVMFGGTAGITSSIIPAILAYLQLTPADFLAPVGAAAGLVISLGMCVVLFVMIVVNRRLFMNKLDQNESALDDDVTVQPKYELSSDERHEYAMDMIAVRYDLTERERETASLMARGYTAKHVAEELTVAVSTVKGYSKSIYRKMGIHRKDELIEIVKETKKQV; via the coding sequence ATGGGAATCACTTCGAATTTTTCAGGGCTGCGTGTTGTATATGATGCTGTACTCATTTTAATTGGATGCATATTGGCGCTCGTGTCGTTGCAGAGGACCAAAGCCTTGCGCGAGGGCGAGCGATTGGAGGATAGGCTCGTTACTTATGCTGTCGGCGGTATTCTTGCCGTTGTGGGTGTCGTTGCCAACAGTGCGGGAAGGTCACTTGGCATAACGGCTGACGCGTTTTATGTCGTGAGTATCGTTGTCCTTTGCATTGGCTTCGCGGCTCTTGTGGTTGGATGGTTTCGCGTGCTCGTGAGATTATCCAAAGACAAGATCACCACCATGATAACGGGTGCCTTTGTGGTGAGTCATGTATTTGGCCTGTTTGATGTGTTTCCGCGCGGATGGGCATCGATGCTTAGCTTGTCGTATCCGCTACTCGCATTGATTTGCCTGTATCTGCTGAGAAACGTGCCTGCTTGCCAGCCTGAACGCGGGTCAGAACCGCTTCTTCGGAGTGATTATCTGCGCATAGTTCAGATATGCACCATGATCTTGATCTTTGCTGAACTGCTTTGTGGAGCCTTTCTGCGCAGTCGTTGGGCTCATGGGGGAGTGAACTATGCGCCGAATCCTAGGACAATCTATTCGTACCTGGTATCCCTTGGCGTTGGCTTAGCGTTTCTCTGCATCGCATGGCGTTCGAAGACGACCTCGGGATGTACTTTGGTCATAGGTTCTATCGGTCTTGTTGGATTCATCGTGTTTGTAGTTTTGTTCTCCCTCGTTCCGCCACAATCATTTTCGATGTTTGTCACGGCGTTGTACTCGGCGCTGCTTGTGTACTCCATGGCGCTTATAAGTCTCTGGGGTATAGATGGCAAGCACTCGTTCATCTCTTGTGCAGCGGTTTTCCTTGTGATGTTTGGCGGAACTGCGGGTATTACCTCTTCGATAATTCCGGCTATCCTTGCCTATCTCCAGCTTACTCCTGCTGATTTCCTGGCTCCCGTGGGCGCCGCGGCAGGACTCGTCATATCTTTAGGTATGTGCGTTGTGCTCTTTGTGATGATTGTCGTTAATCGCAGACTCTTCATGAACAAGCTTGACCAAAACGAGAGTGCGTTAGATGACGACGTAACGGTGCAGCCAAAATACGAGCTTTCCTCTGACGAGCGTCATGAGTACGCCATGGATATGATTGCAGTTCGCTATGACTTGACGGAGCGCGAGCGTGAAACGGCTTCTCTCATGGCGCGAGGCTACACCGCCAAGCACGTCGCGGAAGAGCTGACGGTAGCTGTTAGTACTGTCAAGGGATACAGCAAGAGCATCTACCGCAAGATGGGCATTCACCGAAAAGACGAGCTCATCGAGATAGTCAAAGAGACAAAGAAGCAGGTCTAG